A window of Rhizobium sp. CC-YZS058 genomic DNA:
CATGATCCGCGGCGTTTCGCCTGAAGGCGAGCATCTCTACCCGTCCTTCCCCTATGGCTCCTATGCGCGGCTGACGCCGAAGGATGTCAACGATCTCTATGGCTATCTGAAAACCCTGCCGAAGAGCGCCTCTGTCGCCCCGCCGCATGACCTGCCCTTTCCCTATGACCAGCGTAGTCTGCTCGGCGGATGGAAGCTGCTCTTCTATTCCGACAAGCCGCGCGTGACCGTGGACACCAAGGACCCGAAGATCGCCCGCGGCCAATATCTGGTCGAAGGCCCCGGCCATTGCGGCGAATGCCACACGCCGCGCAATGCGCTGGGCGGTTTCGAGCGGGACCGCTGGCTGGCCGGCGCCCCCAATCCGGAAGGCGAAGGCACCGTGCCGAACATTACCCCGGGCTCCAAGGCGATCGGCGGATGGAGCGCCGGCGACATCGCCACCTATCTCGAAACCGGCTTCACGCCCGATTTCGACAGCGTCGGCGGCTCCATGGTCGAGGTCCAGAAAAACATGGCCCGCCTCCCCGCCGCCGACCGCGAAGCCATCGCCGCCTACCTCAAGGCCGTCCCTGCACGCGAGTGATACCGCCAGCTGAAGCCTCTTCCGGAGCGCCCCGCGGCTACCTCCCTCAGTTTTACCGCTCAAAGCCGAGCCAGATAGCGCATCCCGGTCACAGGGCGCGGCGTGAAATGTTCGGATTCGTAGAAGCGGTGGGCGCGGACATTGCCGGTGGCGGCGCCGACGGAGAGATAGGCGCAGCCCGCCCGAACGGCCTCCTCCCGCGCGCGGGCCACGAGGTGCCGGCCGATGCCGGTGCCGCGGTGGTCCGGATCGACATAGAGATGGTGCAGGTCCATGCCGCGTGCGGTCTCGTTGGCCCTGTAGAGCGGCGTCAGCATGGCATAGCCGATCAGCCGGCCGCCAGCCTCCGCCACCAAGGCCGTGACCCATGGGCGGGCACCGAAGAGGTCGTTGGACAAGGCGGCGACGGTTGGGGTCGCGGCATCGCCATGATGCGCGGCAAGCGCCGTGATCATCGCACAGAGCGACTCCAGATCTCCCTGGCGGGCGGCGCGGATCGTCACGACCGGCGGGCGCGCATTCGCAAGCGCCTGATCGGGCAGCGACGGATGGGAAGAGAACAGAGCGGTGGCAGGCATGGCGAACTCCTGAACGGGACTTGAGCCCCCAGGCGTTCTTGACAAACAAAAGCCGCCTGGCGGCGGCTTGTTTGAACGTGATCAGACAGCCGCACCTATCGGTGAGCCGTAAAATACCAGGAAAGGCTGAGCGCGGTCGTGATCATGCCCCGTCTCATGCGCGCTTTCTTGCCGGGAGTCAACGGGTGCGGACGCCGTAGGGCCCGTGCGCCATCAAACGGTCGCGCGGGCCGGCGGGCCCGCGCTGAAGGCATCGCCCTCGTGCTCGCCTTCGCACAGCCCATGGTCCGACAGCGCGCGCAGCACCGAGCAGTCTCCGGCCCTATGGCCGGCATCGCAGGCGGCGACGATGCGGGCGAGTTCGCGTTCCAGCCGCTTGAGCTGCGCGATCTTCTGGCGGACATGGGCGAGATGGTCGGCGGCGATCGCATCGGCGCGCGCGCAAGGGCTTTCCGGGTGGTCGCTGAGCGCGATCAGGTCCCGGATCGCCTCGATCGACAGGCCGAGATCGCGGCCGTGGCGGATGAAGGCAAGGCGCTCCAGCGCCGCCGGCTCGTAGCGCCTCTGGTTGCCCTCCGTCCGGTCGGCGGGCGCCAGAAGGCCGACATCCTCATAATAGCGGATGGTCGGCACCTTGACCCCCGTCCGCCGGGCGAGATCTCCGATCGAATACATCTGCATGTCTCCTGTTCAGCGCAGGCATGATCATGTCGGCTCCCGGCATCACCGTTCAAGCCCCTCAGTCCTCGTGGATATGGCTGTGATTCTTGGTATCGCGCATGCGGACATAGACGATGAGCGACAGGGCGATCATGATCGTCACATACCAGAAGAACCAGTTCTCGTGGCCGATCTGCTTGAATTTGAGCGCAACCCACTCGGCCGTCCCACCGAACAGGGTGTTGGCGAGCGCGTAGGGCAGCGCGACGCCAAGTGCACGAATATGGGCGGGGAAGAGTTCGGCCTTCACCACGGCATTGATCGATGTATAGCCGGTGACGATCAGCAGACCTGCCAGCACGAGAAAGAAGGCAGTCATCGCGTCCGTCGTTGCCGAGAGGGCGGAAAAGATCGGATAGGTGCACAGCGTGCCGAGAATGCCGAAGCCGACCATCAGCGGCTTTCGGCCGACACGATCCGAGAGCAGTCCGGCGAGCGGCTGGCAGAGCATGAAGACAAACAAGGCAGCCGTGGTGATCTCCGTCGCGCTTTCCTTGGAAAAGCCGGACGTATTGACGAGGAACTTCTGCAGATAGGTGGTGTAGGCATAGAAGGCGAGCGTGCCGCCGGCCGTCAGCGCCAGCACCATGAGCGCCTCCTTGGGATATTGGCGGAAGAGTGCCAACCCGCTCGATCGCTGTGCATCTCCACCCTTGGCGTTTTCAAAGGACTGGGTTTCGGCCAGGCCGCGGCGGATGATGAAGACGGCGATGGCGAGAATACCGCCGATGAAGAAGGGCACGCGCCAGCCCCAGTCGGAAAGCTCCTGCGGCGAGAGCAGCCGCTGCAGAATGAGCAGCACCAGCAGGGCAACCAACTGGCCGGAGATCAACGTGACATATTGGAAGCTGGAGAAGAAGCCGCGTCGATCCCGTCCGGCCATTTCCGACAGATAGGTGGCACTGGCGCCATATTCGCCGCCGACGGAAAGACCCTGGATCAGGCGGGCGATCACCAGGATCGTCGGTGCCGCAAGCCCGATCGTCTCGTAGCCCGGCGTTACAGCGATCATCAGAGACCCGAGGCACATCAGCGTCACGGAGAGGGTCAGGCCGGCCTTGCGGCCGCGCCGGTCGGCATAGATGCCCATCATCCAGGCGCCGATCGGTCGCATGAGAAAACCAACAGCGAAAACGGCCGCGGCACTCAGCAGTTCTGCCGTCTGGTTTCCGGACGGGAAGAAGACCGGGGCGAAGTAGAGCGTGAAGGCCGAATAGACGTACCAGTCGTACCACTCGACCAGATTGCCGGCCGATCCGCCGATGATGGATTTGAGCCGGGTGCGCTGATCGGGCTGCGCGGCGGGGACGAAGGTGGAGGTCATGCTAAGCCTTTCGGCAAGATCGTCTGCGGGCCCGGCGGTCCGGCCTGCCGGAGCAAGGCCTGCTGCCAGGAATGGCAAAGCCCGGCACTGGAACAGGCCGGGCTTCGAGTGTGTCGGTCCGCCGGCTTACTTCGGCAGGCGGTAGGCGATGATGTAATCGCCGGGTTTGGTGCCGATCGAGCCATGGCCGCCGGCGACGATCAGGACATATTGCGTGCCGTCATCGGCCGCATAGGTCATCGGCGTCGACTGGCCGCCGGCCGGGAGGCGGCCCTTCCAGAGCTCGCGCCCTGTCGTCAGGTCATAGGCACGCAGGTAGTTGTCGACCGCGGCGCCGAGGAAGGCGACGCCGCCCTTGGTGATGATCGGGCCGCCGATGCCCGGCACGCCGACCTTGAAGGGCAGCGGCAGCGGCGTCATGTCGTAGACCGTTCCGTTGCGGTGCTTGTAGGCGATCTCGCCCGTCTTCAGATCGACGCCCGAGACATAGCCCCACGGCGGCGCCTGGCAGGGGATCTGCAGCGGCCCGAGGAAGGGGCCCATATAGACGCCGTAGGGCGCGCCCTCGTTGCGGTTCAGCCCCTGCTCGCTTCCCTTCTCGTCCTGGCCCTTCGGCGGGATCTGGTCGCGCGGCACGAGCTTGGAGGTAAAGGCCAGATAGGTCGGCATGCCGAACATCACCTGGCGTTCCGGATCGACGGCGACCGAACCCCAGTTGAAGACCCCGAAATTGCCGGGATAGACGAGCGTGCCTTCGAGCGAGGGCGGCGTGTAGCGGCCCTCATACTTCATGCTCTTGAACTTGATGCGGCAGGCGAGCTGATCGAACATGGTGATGCCCCACATGTTCTTGTCGGTCAGCGGCGGCGGGTTGAAGGACAGACCGGAAAGCGGCTGGGTGGGCGAGGAGAAATCCTCCGGGATCGCGCCGCCCGGCGCCGGGACTTCCTTGACCGGGATGATGGGTTCGCCGGTCGCCCGGTCGAGCACATAGAGATCGCCCTGCTTGGTCGGGCCGACGAGAGCCGGCCGGCCG
This region includes:
- a CDS encoding cytochrome c — encoded protein: MARRARKALTTLVLLAAVGAGAAWFVTKPEPLPATHWEGLGAPDLANGEQVFWAGGCVSCHAAPGAEGDAKLVLSGGLALKSPFGTFHVPNISPDEQAGIGSWTLAQFGDAMIRGVSPEGEHLYPSFPYGSYARLTPKDVNDLYGYLKTLPKSASVAPPHDLPFPYDQRSLLGGWKLLFYSDKPRVTVDTKDPKIARGQYLVEGPGHCGECHTPRNALGGFERDRWLAGAPNPEGEGTVPNITPGSKAIGGWSAGDIATYLETGFTPDFDSVGGSMVEVQKNMARLPAADREAIAAYLKAVPARE
- a CDS encoding GNAT family N-acetyltransferase, which gives rise to MPATALFSSHPSLPDQALANARPPVVTIRAARQGDLESLCAMITALAAHHGDAATPTVAALSNDLFGARPWVTALVAEAGGRLIGYAMLTPLYRANETARGMDLHHLYVDPDHRGTGIGRHLVARAREEAVRAGCAYLSVGAATGNVRAHRFYESEHFTPRPVTGMRYLARL
- a CDS encoding helix-turn-helix domain-containing protein, with amino-acid sequence MYSIGDLARRTGVKVPTIRYYEDVGLLAPADRTEGNQRRYEPAALERLAFIRHGRDLGLSIEAIRDLIALSDHPESPCARADAIAADHLAHVRQKIAQLKRLERELARIVAACDAGHRAGDCSVLRALSDHGLCEGEHEGDAFSAGPPARATV
- a CDS encoding MFS transporter, with translation MTSTFVPAAQPDQRTRLKSIIGGSAGNLVEWYDWYVYSAFTLYFAPVFFPSGNQTAELLSAAAVFAVGFLMRPIGAWMMGIYADRRGRKAGLTLSVTLMCLGSLMIAVTPGYETIGLAAPTILVIARLIQGLSVGGEYGASATYLSEMAGRDRRGFFSSFQYVTLISGQLVALLVLLILQRLLSPQELSDWGWRVPFFIGGILAIAVFIIRRGLAETQSFENAKGGDAQRSSGLALFRQYPKEALMVLALTAGGTLAFYAYTTYLQKFLVNTSGFSKESATEITTAALFVFMLCQPLAGLLSDRVGRKPLMVGFGILGTLCTYPIFSALSATTDAMTAFFLVLAGLLIVTGYTSINAVVKAELFPAHIRALGVALPYALANTLFGGTAEWVALKFKQIGHENWFFWYVTIMIALSLIVYVRMRDTKNHSHIHED